The proteins below are encoded in one region of Papio anubis isolate 15944 chromosome 19, Panubis1.0, whole genome shotgun sequence:
- the LOC101012602 gene encoding cytochrome b5 has translation MAEQSDEAVKYYTLEEIQKHNHSKSTWLILHHKVYDLTKFLEEHPGGEEVLREQAGGDATENFEDVGHSTDAREMSKTYIIGELHPDDRPKLSKPPETLITTVDSSSSWWTNWVIPAISAVAVAFMYRLYMAED, from the exons ATGGCAGAGCAGTCGGACGAGGCCGTGAAGTACTACACCCTAGAGGAGATTCAGAAGCACAACCACAGCAAGAGCACCTGGCTGATCCTGCACCACAAGGTGTACGATTTGACCAAATTTCTGGAAGAG CACCCTGGTGGGGAAGAAGTCTTAAGGGAACAAGCTGGAGGTGACGCGACTGAGAACTTTGAGGATGTCGGGCACTCTACGGATGCCAGGGAAATGTCCAAAACATACATCATTGGGGAGCTCCATCCA GACGACAGACCAAAGTTAAGCAAGCCTCCG GAAACTCTTATCACTACTGTTGATTCTAGTTCCAG TTGGTGGACCAACTGGGTGATCCCTGCCATCTCTGCAGTGGCCGTCGCCTTCATGTATCGCCTATACATGGCAGAAGACTGA